In the Ensifer adhaerens genome, one interval contains:
- a CDS encoding DoxX family protein, with amino-acid sequence MTMHLALSALLAIVLAWAGLLNLAAPAFVRAEFEKWGYPPALRVLVGLMELCAAVLLLWPNGQRLGALIGGLVLLGVVASLLRTREWLRLEYPLVLLAAVALVALV; translated from the coding sequence ATGACAATGCATCTCGCACTGTCGGCCTTGCTTGCAATCGTCCTTGCATGGGCTGGCTTGCTGAACCTCGCCGCGCCCGCTTTCGTGCGCGCCGAGTTCGAGAAATGGGGATACCCGCCAGCGCTACGCGTCCTCGTCGGCCTGATGGAACTCTGCGCAGCGGTTCTGCTGCTATGGCCAAATGGCCAGCGGCTCGGAGCTCTGATCGGCGGCCTGGTTTTGCTTGGTGTGGTCGCATCCCTTCTTCGCACCCGCGAATGGCTTCGGCTTGAGTACCCGCTGGTGTTGCTCGCTGCCGTGGCTCTGGTTGCGCTCGTTTAA
- a CDS encoding quinone oxidoreductase family protein has product MNATETLQRDAIRARSLRLEKKAASYAEIELGVSEHALREPAENEVVVQILAAAVNPSDAKAATGLMPYAVFPRTPGRDFAGRVIRGPEALVGQLVFGSSGDLGIRADGTHSSHLVVEADAVVPVPEAISVEEAAGVGVPFVTAWEGFARAGLPEATDTVLVLGVNGKVGQAAVQIATWRGARVIGVSRKAEPYIGHANGPVDMIDSSSEDVPQRVRELTEGRGATIVFNTVGDPAYEIGQASMAPGGRAIFIAAVKRLVTFDILAFYKGRHTYIGVDTIALGSVASGAILRQVMVGLASGALRPFPILPHAVYPLSRAYDAYQLVAGSTRDRVILVPEN; this is encoded by the coding sequence ATGAACGCCACTGAGACCCTTCAGAGAGATGCCATCCGTGCTCGTAGCCTTCGATTGGAAAAGAAGGCGGCAAGCTATGCCGAAATCGAACTTGGTGTCAGCGAGCATGCCCTGCGCGAACCAGCTGAAAACGAGGTCGTCGTCCAGATTCTCGCGGCAGCGGTGAACCCCTCCGATGCAAAGGCCGCGACTGGATTGATGCCCTATGCAGTCTTTCCACGCACGCCGGGTCGTGATTTTGCCGGAAGAGTCATCCGGGGCCCCGAGGCGCTGGTCGGACAGCTGGTATTCGGGTCGTCCGGTGACCTCGGCATTCGAGCGGATGGTACGCATTCCAGTCATTTGGTTGTTGAAGCTGATGCCGTCGTCCCCGTTCCGGAAGCCATCTCTGTCGAAGAGGCCGCCGGCGTTGGTGTGCCGTTTGTGACCGCCTGGGAGGGCTTTGCGAGAGCGGGTCTGCCGGAAGCGACGGACACTGTTCTCGTGCTCGGTGTAAACGGGAAGGTGGGCCAGGCTGCTGTACAGATCGCCACCTGGCGCGGCGCACGTGTCATCGGGGTCTCGCGTAAGGCCGAACCCTACATCGGCCATGCTAACGGCCCGGTTGATATGATCGACAGTTCCAGCGAGGACGTTCCACAGCGGGTTCGCGAACTCACCGAAGGACGCGGCGCGACCATCGTCTTCAACACCGTCGGAGATCCGGCGTACGAGATTGGTCAAGCATCCATGGCACCGGGCGGGCGGGCAATTTTCATTGCAGCGGTGAAACGACTTGTCACCTTTGACATCCTTGCTTTCTACAAGGGCCGTCACACCTATATCGGAGTAGACACGATTGCCCTGGGCTCGGTTGCCAGCGGCGCAATCCTCCGCCAGGTCATGGTCGGCCTTGCGTCCGGCGCTTTGCGACCTTTCCCGATCCTGCCGCACGCGGTGTATCCTTTGAGCCGCGCTTACGACGCTTATCAACTGGTCGCGGGGTCCACCCGTGACCGGGTGATCCTGGTGCCGGAGAACTAG
- a CDS encoding gamma carbonic anhydrase family protein, which yields MPMYSLNNRRPEIADRSRFWIAPTATVVGGVELGLDVSIWFGAVIRGDNELIIVADRTNVQDGAVLHTDPGFPLKIGADVTVGHNAILHGCTVGDGTLIGMGSTVLNGAIIGSECVIGANALITEGTKIPDRSLVLGSPGKVIRSLRTDEMERFRGAAARYTAKIALYRATMLEVDA from the coding sequence ATGCCGATGTATTCTTTGAATAATAGGCGGCCTGAGATTGCTGATCGAAGCCGATTTTGGATCGCGCCTACTGCGACCGTGGTCGGTGGCGTCGAACTCGGTCTCGACGTGAGTATCTGGTTTGGAGCAGTCATTCGGGGCGACAACGAACTGATCATCGTTGCCGACCGGACGAACGTGCAAGATGGAGCCGTGCTTCACACCGACCCCGGCTTTCCGCTGAAAATCGGCGCCGACGTCACGGTGGGCCACAATGCAATTCTCCACGGCTGCACGGTCGGCGATGGCACCCTTATTGGCATGGGATCGACCGTGCTGAACGGCGCCATTATTGGAAGCGAATGCGTGATAGGTGCCAATGCACTCATCACCGAGGGCACCAAGATTCCCGATCGAAGCCTTGTTTTGGGCAGTCCTGGAAAGGTGATCCGAAGCTTGAGAACTGACGAGATGGAGAGATTTCGGGGTGCAGCCGCGCGCTACACGGCAAAAATCGCCCTGTATCGGGCAACAATGCTTGAGGTTGATGCCTAG
- a CDS encoding cupin domain-containing protein has translation MIRLQGREAGPADNLWLGVSTIEPGGGTTLDASASEKFYVVLTGEVIVSNGSEEVALHRWDSCRFAPGESRALRNGSSEAAMILLAMPLSPSPAAPPKT, from the coding sequence ATGATTCGTCTGCAGGGTCGGGAGGCGGGCCCTGCAGACAATCTCTGGCTGGGCGTATCAACGATAGAACCCGGCGGGGGCACGACGTTGGATGCGTCCGCATCGGAGAAGTTCTATGTCGTTCTGACTGGCGAAGTCATCGTATCGAACGGGTCGGAAGAGGTAGCACTCCACCGATGGGACTCGTGCCGCTTTGCTCCTGGTGAATCCAGGGCCCTTCGCAATGGCTCCTCGGAGGCGGCCATGATCCTTCTTGCTATGCCACTTTCGCCATCTCCCGCTGCGCCACCAAAAACGTAA
- a CDS encoding SDR family NAD(P)-dependent oxidoreductase: MRLIEKVAVVTGAAGGFGEAVVRRFVEEGATVVAVDMKSGGWSDASVYPFSADVTSEADWNSLVNFAVGKFGKIDVLVNNAGIITYETVFDQDLDLWGKMIAVNQTGVMLGMKSVLPGMIERGRGSVVNVASTLGVVAVNGAFAYHATKAAVLGMTKNAAITYAKKGVRVNAVLPGISDTGMVRRQPEDFTAAGVAAHPMGRLTKPEEIANGILFLASDESSAVTGIGLPVDGGYLAQ, from the coding sequence ATGCGTTTGATCGAGAAGGTCGCGGTAGTGACGGGCGCAGCAGGCGGATTTGGCGAGGCCGTTGTCCGGCGATTTGTCGAGGAGGGGGCGACAGTTGTTGCCGTGGACATGAAGTCCGGCGGTTGGTCGGACGCAAGCGTATATCCGTTCAGCGCTGATGTGACATCTGAGGCGGACTGGAATTCGCTCGTGAACTTTGCGGTGGGCAAGTTCGGCAAGATCGATGTGTTGGTCAACAACGCAGGAATCATAACGTACGAGACCGTGTTCGATCAGGACCTTGATCTCTGGGGAAAGATGATTGCGGTAAACCAGACTGGTGTCATGCTGGGGATGAAGTCCGTACTGCCGGGAATGATTGAGCGCGGCCGCGGATCGGTCGTCAATGTTGCATCAACATTGGGCGTGGTCGCAGTCAACGGTGCGTTCGCCTATCACGCCACCAAGGCGGCCGTTCTTGGCATGACAAAGAACGCGGCGATCACCTATGCCAAGAAGGGCGTCAGAGTGAATGCAGTTCTGCCTGGTATTTCAGATACCGGAATGGTCCGTAGGCAGCCGGAGGACTTCACTGCAGCGGGCGTCGCGGCCCACCCGATGGGGCGGTTGACCAAACCGGAAGAGATCGCAAATGGCATCCTGTTCCTGGCTAGCGACGAATCCAGCGCGGTAACGGGGATTGGTTTGCCTGTCGACGGTGGGTACTTGGCGCAGTGA
- a CDS encoding RidA family protein — MTSLFILHLLKAHAADRQPQNSTEEELMARGPGFKHSPTNPDIVEIQTIPERHVDMPYAPAIRVQAPGDMLFISGATPSPLYHKHPHELHEHNHPNDIRDQTRLAMETIGSILRHEGLQWTDVVKVTKYLTDIRDQDGMVAVLKEYFGDWKPASTTICINQLSTQGARVELDMIAVFPKSAPEGK; from the coding sequence TTGACATCGCTATTTATACTGCACTTATTGAAGGCGCATGCGGCTGATCGACAACCGCAGAATTCTACAGAGGAGGAACTTATGGCCAGAGGACCAGGCTTCAAACACTCGCCAACCAACCCGGATATCGTCGAAATTCAAACGATCCCCGAGCGGCACGTTGACATGCCATATGCGCCGGCGATCCGGGTCCAGGCGCCGGGAGATATGCTGTTCATCTCGGGAGCGACGCCGTCGCCGCTTTATCACAAGCACCCGCATGAACTGCACGAACACAATCATCCGAACGATATCCGGGACCAGACCCGGCTCGCTATGGAAACCATCGGTTCCATTCTTCGTCACGAGGGGCTGCAATGGACCGACGTGGTGAAGGTGACCAAATACCTGACCGACATCCGGGATCAGGACGGCATGGTTGCTGTTCTCAAGGAATACTTCGGAGACTGGAAGCCCGCGAGCACCACGATCTGCATCAACCAGCTTTCAACCCAGGGCGCTCGCGTTGAGCTGGATATGATCGCGGTGTTTCCCAAATCGGCCCCCGAGGGCAAGTGA
- a CDS encoding 3-keto-5-aminohexanoate cleavage protein, whose translation MRTPLAKVFITCAVTGNLTSPSQTPHLPITPAQIADSSLAAAEAGASIIHLHVRNPETGAPSMDIALYKEVMDRIREKRPELIINLTTGPGGRFVPSEADPRVAGPGTTLLRPELRVEHIAVLKPDICTLDLNTMNSAGQVVINTPENVRRMAAVINEAGVVPELELFDSGDIALMHDLVKDGTLKGPLLTCFILGVKYGFQPSAETVLYARNLLPDTARFTAIGIGRSAFQAVALSYLMGGHIRVGLEDSIYLDRGVLAPSNASMVEKARRIVEDLGGQIASPTETREMLGLPRLHA comes from the coding sequence ATGCGTACGCCACTTGCAAAAGTGTTTATCACTTGTGCCGTCACCGGGAACCTCACGTCACCCTCTCAAACGCCGCACCTCCCGATCACACCGGCACAAATAGCCGACTCCAGCCTGGCTGCCGCTGAGGCTGGAGCCTCGATAATCCACCTGCATGTCCGCAATCCGGAAACGGGCGCGCCCTCGATGGACATAGCGCTCTACAAGGAGGTCATGGACCGCATACGGGAGAAGAGACCTGAGCTGATCATCAACCTGACGACAGGCCCGGGCGGACGGTTCGTGCCGTCTGAAGCTGATCCGCGTGTCGCAGGTCCGGGCACAACGCTCTTGCGTCCCGAACTCAGGGTCGAACACATTGCCGTCCTGAAGCCTGACATCTGTACACTCGACTTGAACACCATGAACTCGGCGGGGCAGGTCGTCATCAACACGCCTGAAAACGTGCGTCGCATGGCAGCAGTGATCAATGAGGCAGGTGTCGTCCCGGAACTCGAACTCTTCGACTCCGGCGACATCGCGCTCATGCACGACTTGGTCAAGGACGGAACTCTCAAGGGGCCGCTGCTGACCTGCTTCATTCTGGGAGTGAAGTATGGCTTCCAACCCAGTGCTGAGACGGTGCTGTATGCCCGCAATTTATTGCCTGACACTGCTCGCTTCACCGCGATCGGTATCGGAAGGAGCGCCTTCCAGGCGGTCGCACTGTCCTACCTGATGGGGGGCCACATTCGGGTCGGTCTCGAGGATTCCATCTACTTGGACCGTGGTGTCTTGGCGCCGTCTAACGCCAGCATGGTCGAAAAGGCGCGCCGCATCGTCGAGGACCTTGGGGGACAAATAGCGTCTCCGACCGAGACGAGAGAAATGCTCGGCTTGCCGCGACTGCATGCCTAA
- a CDS encoding VOC family protein, which translates to MVFTRGIPGARGADHIGFNVPDLDAATDFLVNVIGCEEVHPNGPFSSEDDWMASHLDIHPRSVTKRMKLFRLGHGSNFEVFEYTAPDQTDYRPKNSDMAGHHIAIYVDDIDAAIDHLKAHNVTVFEKTIIESGPTLGESWCYFKTPWGLYMEVVSYPNGKAYERTHVGRKLWDPRTPSE; encoded by the coding sequence ATGGTTTTTACTCGCGGAATTCCCGGCGCCCGGGGCGCCGATCATATTGGTTTCAACGTTCCGGACCTCGACGCGGCCACCGACTTTCTGGTCAACGTGATTGGATGCGAAGAAGTTCACCCAAATGGCCCGTTCTCATCCGAAGACGACTGGATGGCGTCCCACCTTGATATTCATCCGCGTTCCGTAACCAAGCGGATGAAGCTGTTTCGGCTAGGGCATGGGAGCAATTTCGAAGTATTCGAGTACACGGCGCCCGACCAGACCGATTATCGTCCCAAGAACAGCGACATGGCAGGCCACCACATAGCAATCTATGTCGATGATATCGATGCCGCCATTGATCATTTGAAAGCGCACAACGTCACAGTCTTCGAAAAGACCATAATTGAGTCCGGTCCGACGCTTGGTGAAAGCTGGTGCTACTTCAAGACGCCTTGGGGTCTATATATGGAAGTGGTCAGCTATCCTAACGGCAAGGCGTATGAGCGCACCCATGTGGGTCGAAAGCTCTGGGACCCGCGCACCCCCTCTGAGTGA
- a CDS encoding sugar ABC transporter ATP-binding protein: MLINPGGDRSPDTGAGEDKSWLGPDHHETANPAGAVMALRGVGKSFGRLKVLEGIDLDIYPGEVHVLLGENGAGKSTLIKTLSGIHSPDAGEILLDGAPVKLSGPGQAQRLGIGVIHQELALVPYLSVEENIVLGREPRSLVPCSIDRSAQRNIATRALALVGFQGDPKGKVADLTIAKQQLVEIAKALAHQSRVLIMDEPTASISERDATNLHDIIRDLKRRGTAIVFISHRMREVFDLADRVTVLRDGHKILTTVPSSTTPEALIKAMVGRTVGSFYQRKQRNEPGETILETRSLGSSNGIVDMNILVRSGEVVGLAGLVGSGRTEFARTVFGLDSKRGGEVLLHGRPFKPDPVRAVRSGIAFVPESRKEEGLALSKSVSDNLTLASLWRIFPSGIRSRTKARRIAQKLVDRLRVATRSLSQPVRTLSGGNQQKVVIGKWLPMEGNRRLIIIDEPTRGVDVGAKAEILELVEGLAAEGSGILMISSELPEIVGFCDRVYVLRSGTVRGELSGEELTEESIMKLAVHDGH, encoded by the coding sequence ATGCTGATAAATCCTGGAGGAGACAGGTCACCTGACACCGGTGCCGGTGAAGATAAGAGCTGGCTTGGTCCCGACCACCACGAGACGGCGAATCCTGCAGGGGCTGTCATGGCTCTCCGCGGCGTCGGCAAGAGCTTCGGTCGGTTGAAAGTCCTCGAGGGCATCGATCTTGATATATATCCGGGCGAAGTTCACGTCCTGCTTGGGGAAAACGGCGCCGGCAAGTCGACCCTGATCAAGACACTGTCAGGCATACATTCGCCTGACGCGGGCGAGATCCTTCTCGACGGCGCCCCGGTCAAGCTTTCCGGGCCCGGTCAAGCCCAGCGGCTCGGTATCGGCGTCATCCATCAGGAGTTGGCGCTCGTGCCCTACCTGAGCGTCGAGGAGAACATTGTTCTCGGGCGCGAGCCGAGGTCGTTGGTACCTTGCTCAATCGATCGAAGCGCGCAACGGAACATTGCCACGCGCGCCCTCGCGCTCGTCGGGTTTCAGGGCGATCCGAAGGGGAAAGTGGCGGATCTGACGATCGCAAAGCAGCAGCTCGTCGAGATCGCCAAGGCGCTTGCTCATCAGTCTCGTGTCCTCATCATGGATGAACCCACCGCCTCTATTTCAGAGCGGGACGCGACAAACCTTCACGACATCATCCGTGACCTCAAACGTCGCGGTACCGCAATCGTCTTCATTTCGCACCGGATGCGCGAAGTCTTCGACCTCGCTGACCGCGTGACGGTACTCCGCGACGGCCACAAAATTCTTACCACGGTTCCCAGCTCGACTACGCCGGAAGCACTGATCAAGGCAATGGTGGGTAGGACAGTCGGATCGTTCTACCAGCGGAAGCAAAGAAACGAGCCCGGCGAAACGATCCTCGAGACACGCTCCCTCGGTTCGTCCAACGGGATCGTCGACATGAACATTCTGGTTCGAAGCGGCGAGGTGGTAGGTCTAGCTGGGTTGGTCGGATCCGGACGCACGGAGTTCGCCCGGACCGTATTCGGACTGGATTCCAAGCGCGGGGGTGAGGTGCTCCTGCATGGTCGTCCGTTTAAACCGGATCCTGTCCGCGCTGTAAGATCAGGCATCGCGTTTGTTCCGGAAAGCCGCAAGGAAGAAGGACTCGCGCTGAGCAAATCGGTCAGCGACAACCTGACACTCGCCTCACTGTGGAGAATTTTCCCAAGCGGCATACGCTCGCGAACGAAGGCTCGTCGCATAGCACAGAAACTCGTCGACCGCCTTCGCGTTGCGACACGGTCGCTGTCGCAGCCCGTTCGAACCCTCAGCGGGGGCAATCAACAGAAGGTGGTGATCGGCAAATGGCTCCCGATGGAGGGCAACCGCAGACTGATCATCATTGATGAACCGACGCGCGGCGTTGATGTCGGCGCGAAAGCCGAAATTCTCGAACTCGTCGAAGGATTGGCTGCCGAAGGCAGCGGCATCCTGATGATAAGTTCCGAACTCCCTGAGATCGTCGGGTTCTGCGACCGTGTCTACGTTCTTCGGAGCGGCACGGTGCGGGGCGAGTTGTCAGGTGAGGAACTCACCGAGGAATCAATCATGAAATTGGCGGTGCACGATGGCCATTGA
- a CDS encoding LacI family DNA-binding transcriptional regulator, with the protein MKQRVTLKEIANRVGVHVSTVSRALDPKTRHRINPKVVEKIVSVSEELDYRQNTAAYSLRTNRTRTIGVIIPDITNPIFPPIIRGIEDSLAASGYVAIVGNTDGNHQRERHLMDTFLGRGVDGLVLASVERDDDALNSAIAEGVPIVTVNRRVDKPTVSSVVHDDDEGIRRVLTHLVSLGHRKIANIAGPQTFSTGAERYAAFERYRSAMGLDPDPRLVVFADAYNEIDGEGCVEELIAAGSEFSAIVCANDRLAMGAITALNRRNLRCPSDVSVTGYNDMLMVDRINPPLTTVRIHQYRLGTEAGALLQKMIGTDYSPEHMVLPVELVIRGSTQAVKKAM; encoded by the coding sequence ATGAAACAGAGAGTCACTCTAAAAGAGATTGCCAATCGAGTTGGAGTGCATGTTTCTACGGTTTCGAGAGCACTTGACCCTAAGACCCGACACCGCATCAACCCGAAGGTGGTTGAGAAGATAGTTAGCGTCAGTGAAGAACTCGACTATCGGCAGAATACAGCGGCATATTCGTTGAGAACGAACCGCACGAGGACAATCGGGGTCATTATTCCGGACATCACAAATCCGATCTTTCCCCCAATCATACGTGGAATCGAAGATTCACTGGCAGCCAGCGGGTACGTCGCAATCGTAGGCAACACCGACGGCAATCATCAGCGGGAACGCCACCTGATGGACACCTTTCTCGGACGGGGTGTGGACGGCCTGGTGCTGGCAAGCGTCGAGCGCGACGACGACGCGCTCAACAGCGCAATTGCGGAGGGGGTCCCAATTGTGACTGTAAACCGCCGCGTGGACAAACCGACCGTGTCGTCCGTGGTACATGATGACGATGAAGGTATCCGCAGGGTTTTGACTCATCTCGTTTCACTGGGCCACCGGAAAATCGCCAACATCGCGGGCCCTCAGACTTTTTCGACAGGCGCCGAGCGCTACGCCGCTTTCGAAAGGTATAGGTCGGCGATGGGCCTCGACCCCGATCCGCGGCTCGTCGTTTTTGCCGATGCTTACAACGAGATCGATGGCGAAGGCTGTGTAGAGGAGCTTATCGCTGCAGGCAGCGAGTTTTCGGCCATTGTTTGCGCCAACGATCGCCTCGCGATGGGCGCCATCACAGCGCTGAACCGACGAAATTTAAGGTGTCCGTCGGACGTATCAGTGACCGGCTACAACGACATGCTGATGGTCGACCGCATCAACCCGCCACTGACCACCGTGAGAATCCATCAGTACAGGCTAGGCACCGAAGCAGGCGCCCTGCTTCAAAAAATGATTGGCACTGACTATTCTCCCGAACACATGGTGTTGCCCGTCGAACTCGTCATTCGCGGCTCTACACAGGCGGTGAAAAAAGCAATGTGA
- a CDS encoding dioxygenase, with translation MIIENEKGVTEAVLAASAGTESPRLRELMSALVRHLHAFVREARLSEEEFEVGIDFLNRIGQATNDRHNEGILFADILGLSTLVCMLNNGGAGATETAAALLGPFWRMNSPPTPNGGTIIRSATPGPALFAHFTISDPAGKPIEGVEVDVWQASPVGLYENQDASQADMNLRGKFTTDAQGRFWFRSVKPAGYPVPTHGPAGEVLRAQGRHPYRPAHLHVLGFREHYKTLITQIFVDDDKYLESDAVFGVTRHLVGQYEKGIGAAPDADVTGDWYRLNYAFVMEPGEAKLPIPPIK, from the coding sequence ATGATCATTGAAAACGAAAAAGGGGTGACCGAAGCGGTTCTCGCTGCGTCGGCTGGTACGGAGAGCCCGCGGCTGCGCGAACTCATGTCTGCTCTGGTGCGGCACCTACATGCCTTCGTGCGTGAGGCGCGGCTTTCCGAAGAAGAGTTTGAAGTTGGCATCGACTTTCTCAACCGGATCGGTCAGGCCACGAACGATCGGCACAATGAGGGCATCCTTTTCGCGGATATCCTTGGGCTTTCCACGCTCGTATGCATGTTGAACAACGGCGGAGCCGGGGCCACGGAGACTGCCGCCGCGCTGCTGGGCCCCTTCTGGCGCATGAATTCGCCACCTACCCCGAATGGTGGAACCATCATACGGTCGGCCACCCCAGGGCCAGCGCTCTTTGCGCATTTCACAATTTCCGATCCCGCGGGAAAACCGATCGAGGGTGTGGAGGTGGATGTCTGGCAGGCATCGCCGGTGGGTCTTTACGAGAACCAGGATGCCTCACAGGCAGACATGAATCTTCGCGGTAAGTTCACCACCGATGCCCAAGGGCGCTTTTGGTTTCGGTCAGTCAAACCCGCAGGCTATCCCGTGCCCACCCATGGCCCGGCCGGCGAGGTTCTGCGTGCACAAGGGCGGCACCCGTACAGGCCCGCGCATCTGCATGTCCTTGGCTTCCGGGAACACTACAAGACGCTCATTACGCAGATATTCGTCGACGACGACAAATACCTTGAGAGTGATGCCGTCTTCGGAGTGACCCGACACCTCGTCGGTCAATACGAGAAAGGTATCGGCGCAGCGCCTGACGCGGATGTGACGGGCGACTGGTACCGGCTCAATTATGCGTTCGTGATGGAGCCTGGCGAAGCCAAGCTCCCGATCCCCCCCATTAAGTGA
- a CDS encoding SDR family NAD(P)-dependent oxidoreductase, with amino-acid sequence MSEMSQLSSAQASEGNRRIPFPRSLHGKVALVMGGAGAIGAATSSLLAEHGAKVIVTHLSSERDTAAATKLVGELGSERCVALPADVADTASLLLLRQAIEANHSHIDILVNAAGYTIPVPHADLDALTDELIDAMFKVNWRGQYAAIRTFAPLLRASGDGLVVSLSSIAAFTGIGSSIAYCAAKAGIDVMTKALARVLAPDIRVLAVSPGVVDTQFVPGRGNDFNTKVAASTPLGRIGEAADIAAAIVACATMLNYSTGHIIQVDGGRAL; translated from the coding sequence ATGAGCGAAATGTCTCAACTCTCCTCCGCGCAAGCTTCCGAAGGAAACCGGCGGATACCATTTCCCCGCTCTCTGCATGGCAAAGTCGCACTCGTAATGGGTGGTGCGGGGGCGATCGGAGCGGCCACTAGCAGCCTTCTGGCCGAACATGGTGCCAAGGTGATCGTCACGCATCTTTCCAGCGAGCGCGATACGGCCGCCGCTACGAAGCTCGTCGGCGAACTCGGGTCGGAACGGTGCGTCGCACTGCCCGCCGACGTCGCCGACACGGCGTCGCTGCTGCTGCTTCGACAGGCCATCGAAGCCAATCACAGCCACATCGACATCCTCGTCAACGCAGCTGGCTACACGATTCCCGTTCCCCACGCGGACCTCGACGCTCTGACTGATGAACTCATCGACGCGATGTTCAAGGTCAACTGGCGAGGCCAATACGCCGCGATCAGAACATTCGCCCCGCTGCTTCGCGCAAGCGGAGACGGCCTCGTCGTCTCTCTTTCTTCGATAGCGGCATTCACTGGAATTGGTTCCTCCATCGCATATTGCGCGGCCAAAGCCGGGATCGATGTCATGACCAAGGCTCTGGCCCGGGTCCTTGCACCTGACATCAGGGTGCTCGCTGTTTCCCCCGGGGTTGTCGATACGCAGTTCGTTCCTGGCCGTGGCAACGATTTCAATACCAAGGTCGCGGCATCGACGCCTTTGGGTCGGATCGGCGAAGCGGCCGATATCGCAGCGGCGATCGTCGCCTGCGCGACCATGCTGAATTACTCGACCGGCCACATCATCCAGGTCGACGGCGGCCGGGCACTGTAA
- a CDS encoding LysR substrate-binding domain-containing protein: MINLNYLSLRALEYVVAVADNGSFIGAAKQCRVAPPSLSAQIKKLESSIRITVFERTTRRVFLTREGQQFVEQARRVLAEAGKLIALTGQPNLPFGGTLRLAAISTLGPYIFPFVLPQMRQLYPDLSLGLEEGFTRDLISKLLSGAVDGALLSFPFDEPLLSSKPLFEEPFMLAVPKTESKDSPEPYDLMLLDDGHCLQGQALAACSTLKRGKRHATSLETLKYMVAAGEGSTIVPALAATQNDPVDYLPVPGPNNSRTIALAWRRSDPHAQDFAALAKTLTEIVLPAGLVRPATPQPFSAATGWVSNQRSHGSS; the protein is encoded by the coding sequence ATGATAAACCTGAATTATCTTTCATTGCGAGCCCTTGAATACGTCGTTGCTGTCGCCGACAACGGCAGCTTTATCGGCGCGGCGAAGCAGTGTCGGGTCGCTCCGCCCTCCCTCTCCGCACAGATCAAAAAGCTCGAGTCCAGCATCAGGATCACAGTCTTCGAGCGCACTACTCGGCGCGTCTTCCTCACTCGAGAAGGGCAACAATTTGTCGAGCAGGCAAGACGTGTGCTCGCAGAGGCGGGCAAGCTCATAGCACTCACCGGACAACCCAATCTACCGTTCGGCGGTACTTTGCGGCTCGCAGCAATTTCCACGCTTGGTCCCTACATCTTTCCGTTTGTGCTCCCTCAAATGCGTCAGCTGTATCCTGACCTCAGCCTCGGGCTGGAGGAAGGCTTTACCCGTGATTTGATCAGTAAGCTGCTTTCTGGGGCAGTCGATGGCGCTCTCTTGTCATTTCCCTTCGATGAACCGCTCTTATCAAGCAAACCTTTGTTCGAAGAACCGTTCATGCTCGCGGTGCCCAAGACCGAGTCGAAGGATTCGCCGGAGCCTTACGATCTGATGCTGCTCGACGATGGGCATTGTCTTCAAGGGCAAGCGCTCGCAGCGTGCTCAACGCTCAAGCGTGGCAAGCGTCATGCCACCAGCCTCGAGACACTCAAGTATATGGTCGCCGCGGGCGAAGGCTCAACGATCGTCCCGGCGCTCGCGGCCACCCAAAACGATCCCGTCGACTATCTGCCAGTTCCCGGTCCGAACAATAGTCGCACGATCGCGCTTGCCTGGCGACGCAGCGATCCACACGCCCAGGACTTTGCCGCACTGGCAAAGACCCTGACTGAAATTGTGCTGCCAGCCGGGCTAGTGCGACCCGCGACACCCCAACCGTTTTCAGCCGCCACCGGCTGGGTATCAAATCAAAGGAGCCATGGCAGTTCGTGA